One window of Novosphingobium sp. P6W genomic DNA carries:
- a CDS encoding RNA polymerase sigma factor has translation MTGKRHDIGLSQLLVAVGKGDREALHRVYLQTGGKLLALAMHVTGNRSGAEDVLQEVFIKVWNRAPGFDPARAEGMAWLTAITRNTAIDWYRARQRRTLPSDDGAIFLVPDDAELIEDRMIREDLEAKAVELLGNLPAVQENEIRQAFFEGLSYAQLAESMGLPLSTVKSRIRRTLQLLRGRMDHD, from the coding sequence ATGACCGGCAAGCGTCACGATATTGGGCTGTCCCAACTCCTGGTGGCGGTAGGCAAAGGTGATCGCGAAGCGCTGCACCGGGTCTATCTTCAGACTGGCGGGAAACTGCTTGCCCTGGCCATGCACGTTACCGGCAACCGCAGCGGTGCCGAAGATGTCCTCCAGGAAGTGTTCATCAAGGTCTGGAACCGGGCGCCGGGGTTCGATCCCGCGCGGGCGGAGGGCATGGCGTGGTTGACCGCGATCACCCGCAACACGGCCATCGACTGGTATCGTGCGCGCCAGCGCCGGACATTGCCGAGTGATGACGGCGCCATTTTTCTGGTGCCTGACGACGCCGAGCTTATAGAGGACCGGATGATCCGGGAAGACCTCGAGGCCAAGGCGGTCGAACTGCTCGGCAATCTCCCCGCGGTCCAGGAAAACGAAATCCGCCAGGCCTTCTTCGAAGGGCTGAGTTATGCCCAGTTAGCCGAATCCATGGGACTGCCGCTCAGCACCGTCAAAAGCCGCATCCGCCGCACCCTGCAACTCCTCAGGGGCAGGATGGACCATGACTGA